The DNA window CCGGCCTTCGGCGTCGGTATTGAGGATCTCGATCGTTTGGCCCGACATGCTGGTGACCACGTCCCCCGGCTTGATGGCACTCCCGCTGGGCATGTTCTCGGTCGCCGGAATCAGGCCCACCAGATTGATCCGGGGCTTGATGCGGGCGATGGCCTCGAACGCGCCCAGCACCGAGGCGGCACCCGACATGTCGTACTTCATCTCATCCATCTCGGCGGCGGGTTTGATCGAAATGCCACCCGTGTCGAAGGTCACGCCCTTGCCCACCAGCACATGCGGCGCATCTTTCTTGCCGGCGCCGTCATAACGCAGCACGATGAAGCGCGGCGCTTGCTCGGAGCCCTGCGCCACGGCCAGGAAAGAGCCCATGTTCAGGCGCTCGATCTCGCCGCGGCCGAGCACCTCGACCTTGATGCCGTGCCGCTTGCCAAGGTCCTGCGCCACTCTGCCCAGGTGCGTCGGCGTGCAGTGGTTGGCCGGCAGATTGGCCAGATTGCGCGTGAGATCGACCCCGGCCTGAATGTCTTCGGCGCGCGCGAGCTGCGCCTTGAGGACTGCAGCCTGGCGCGGGTGGCGCGACAGCACATGCACTGCGTCCACTTTGTAGGCCTTGTCGGCCTCGACCTTGCGCGTGGCGGTGTAGCGGTAAGCAGCTTCGCCAAAGGCACGGGGGGCAAACTCGGCCAGGAAGGACTCGCCATCGGCGGCGAGCAGATGCACTTGCCTGGCGGCCAGCGGCTTCAAGGCCGCGGCGGCGGCCTGCAAGGCCTTGAGCCAGCCGGCACTGGATGCCGGTGCGGCGCCCAGGCCCACCAGAATGAGGCGGCGCGCGGCCAGACTGGCGGGGCGGCTGCGGATATAGGTCGTGCCCAAGGCACCGGAAAAGTCGCCATCCTGGACGGCTTCGGCGGCGAACGGGTCCACAACATCAGCCTCGACGAGGCCACAGGACGTGCCGGGCTGGTGCAGAAAAACGATGAGCGCGTCCGTCTGCAGGCTGGACAATGATTTAAGGGGGGCTATGCTAAATTTCATGAGGGCTCCTGGCGATGTTTCATTATTCCATCGGACCCGCCCCCGCGCTCTGCCGCCCGCGCGATTTCCCGCAGCGCAACCCACGCTCCCAAGCCTGTCGCCGCCTCTGCAATGTTGTTGGACACCTCCTTGCGCCGTGAAATGGCCCGCAATTTTGGCGGCAGTTTCACCGTGCTGTTTTCGGTGGTGATCACCATCATGCTCATCCGCATTCTGGGGCAGGCCTCGGAAGGGCAAGCCAATCCGCAAGACCTTTTCCTGCTCATCGGCCTGGCCTCGCTCACTTATCTGCAATTCATTCTCGGCCTGGCCCTGTTCATCGCCGTACTGATGAGCTTCTCACGCATGCACCGCGACTCGGAAATCGTCATCTGGGCCGGAGCCGGTGTCACGCCGCTGCAGTACTTCCGCATCGTGCTGCGTTTTGCCGCACCCGTGGTGCTGGCCATTGCCGCGCTCACGCTCCTGGCCTGGCCCTGGGCCAATCAACAGAACGCGGCCCTGCGCGAGCGCTTCGAGCAGCGCTCGGACCTGTCGCGCGTCGCGCCTGGCCAGTTCCGGGAATCGTCCTCCGGGCAGCGGGTTTTTTTCATCGGCAAGGGTGCCCAGG is part of the Thiomonas sp. X19 genome and encodes:
- a CDS encoding leucyl aminopeptidase, whose protein sequence is MKFSIAPLKSLSSLQTDALIVFLHQPGTSCGLVEADVVDPFAAEAVQDGDFSGALGTTYIRSRPASLAARRLILVGLGAAPASSAGWLKALQAAAAALKPLAARQVHLLAADGESFLAEFAPRAFGEAAYRYTATRKVEADKAYKVDAVHVLSRHPRQAAVLKAQLARAEDIQAGVDLTRNLANLPANHCTPTHLGRVAQDLGKRHGIKVEVLGRGEIERLNMGSFLAVAQGSEQAPRFIVLRYDGAGKKDAPHVLVGKGVTFDTGGISIKPAAEMDEMKYDMSGAASVLGAFEAIARIKPRINLVGLIPATENMPSGSAIKPGDVVTSMSGQTIEILNTDAEGRLILCDALTYAERFKPASVVDIATLTGACVIALGHVNSGLFSPDDALADALLEAGRQAQDSCWRMPLSDDYAEGLKTHYADVANIAGRAAGSVTAACFLQRFTKAYRWAHLDIAGTAWKSGAAKGATGRPVPLLVSYLLNCAGSAPKA